One stretch of Oncorhynchus masou masou isolate Uvic2021 chromosome 9, UVic_Omas_1.1, whole genome shotgun sequence DNA includes these proteins:
- the LOC135546629 gene encoding heterogeneous nuclear ribonucleoprotein R-like: MAAAEVNDSSALTKEENELMEVVAEGEHTENYQTLIDAGLRQNVAESLDNIFSTGLLAYADLEEGVIDALRALHEEGALSVLSQFKESDLSHVQNKSDFLCAAMKTYRQREKQGSKVQGSKVQESTKGPAESKIKALLERTGYTLDVTTEQRKYGGPPPEEVFKGAQPGIGTEVFVGKIPRDLYEDELVPLFEKAGPIWDLRLMMDPLSGQNRGYAFITFCGKDAATEAVKLCDNYEIRSRKYLGVCKSVANNRLFVGSIPKNKTRENILEDFSKVTEGLQEVILYPQTDDKEKNRGFCFLEYEDHKSAAEARLCLMSDTVMVWGNPVTVEWANPVTERNAGALAQQVKVLFVRKLAASVTEELLEKTFSAFGKVDRLNKIEDYAFVHFEDKDAAVKAMAEMNGKELGGGEIEIRMAKRKKARNAQRQATRNRRNDADYNHPPPRIPPPDRVRGRGGGDYAAYPPDYNSYDDYYGFDYHDPRRGYEDPHYGYEDPRRGYEDPHYGYEDPHYGYEDPHYGYEDPHYGYEDFYSMRGHGRLPSRDSLPPPRDRRPPPTQGYVQRGPPIGGPRDGRVRARGGPFQPQRGRGNRKARGNHGGGKRKADVFNQPDSKRRQTN; encoded by the exons ATGGCTGCTGCCGAGGTGAACGATAGTTCTGCCCTAACAAAGGAGGAAAATGAGCTTATGGAAGTGGTGGCCGAAGGCGAGCACACAGAGAACTACCAGACACTCATCGATGCTGGACTGCGGCAGAACGTGGCTGAAAGTCTCGACAACATATTCTCAACCG GGTTGCTGGCGTACGCTGACCTAGAAGAGGGGGTCATCGATGCTCTGCGGGCATTGCATGAAGAGGGAGCGCTGTCTGTACTCTCACAGTTCAAAGAAAGTGACCTATCTCATGTGCAG AACAAAAGTGATTTTCTTTGTGCAGCTATGAAGACTTACAGACAGAGGGAAAAACAAGGAAGTAAAGTACAAGGAAGTAAAGTACAAGAATCCACTAAGGGTCCTGCTGAGTCCAAGATCAAG GCTCTGCTGGAGCGGACAGGATACACCCTGGACGTCACCACCGAACAGAGGAAATACGGAGGGCCCCCACCAGAGGAAGTGTTTAAAGGAGCACAGCCTGGGATTGGAACTGAG GTGTTTGTGGGAAAGATCCCCAGGGACCTGTATGAAGATGAGCTGGTGCCTCTGTTTGAGAAGGCTGGTCCAATCTGGGACCTGAGGTTAATGATGGACCCCCTCTCGGGTCAGAACCGGGGATACGCCTTCATCACCTTCTGCGGCAAGGATGCAGCAACTGAGGCAGTGAAACTT TGTGACAACTATGAAATCCGGTCTAGGAAATACCTTGGAGTATGCAAATCCGTAGCAAACAACCGGCTGTTTGTCGGATCAATCCCAAAAAACAAGACCAGAGAGAATATATTGGAGGACTTCAGCAAAGTCACAG aGGGGCTTCAGGAAGTGATCCTCTACCCCCAGACGGATGACAAGGAGAAGAACCGTGGCTTCTGTTTCCTGGAGTACGAGGACCACAAGTCTGCAGCCGAGGCCCGCCTCTGCCTCATGAGTGACAcggtgatggtgtgggggaaCCCGGTCACTGTGGAGTGGGCTAACCCGGTCACTGAGCGCAATGCGGGTGCCTTGGCCCAG CAGGTGAAGGTCTTGTTTGTCAGGAAGCTGGCCGCCTCCGTCACAGAGGAGCTACTGGAGAAGACCTTCTCTGCGTTTGGCAAAGTGGACCGGTTGAATAAGATAGAAGACTACGCCTTTGTCCACTTTGAAGACAAGGACGCAGCTGTGAAG GCAATGGCAGAAATGAATGGGAAGGAGCTGGGGGGAGGGGAGATTGAGATAAGAATGGCAAAGAGGAAGAAGGCTCGAAATGCTCAGCGCCAAGCCACCAGAAACCGAAG GAATGATGCCGATTACAACCACCCACCGCCACGCATACCTCCACCAGATAGGGTCCGTGGCCGAGGGGGTGGGGACTATGCCGCCTATCCCCCAGACTACAACAGCTACGATGACTACTACGGCTTTGACTATCACGACCCCCGCAGAGGTTACGAGGACCCCCACTACGGTTACGAGGACCCCCGCAGAGGTTACGAGGACCCCCACTACGGTTACGAGGACCCCCACTACGGTTATGAGGACCCCCACTACGGTTACGAGGACCCCCACTACGGCTACGAGGACTTTTACAGCATGAGGGGCCATGGCAGACTGCCCAGCAGGGATAGCCTACCCCCACCCAGGGACCGCAGACCACCACCCACACAGGGCTATGTGCAGAGGGGTCCACCCATCGGAGGGCCCAGGGATGGCAGAGTAAGGGCCCGTGGGGGACCCTTCCAGCCACAGAGGGGCCGCGGTAACCGAAAAGCCAGGGGGAACCATGGGGGCGGGAAGAGGAAGGCAGACGTCTTCAACCAGCCTGACTCAAAGCGCCGGCAGACCAACTAG